One segment of Schistocerca cancellata isolate TAMUIC-IGC-003103 chromosome 2, iqSchCanc2.1, whole genome shotgun sequence DNA contains the following:
- the LOC126146553 gene encoding clavesin-2-like yields the protein MSSFHKSLDESWKQRAQHEVLEDPTKVEDNIYALRTLVQGEKGLYSRTDDIFLLAFLRARKHNVNEAFKLLKNFYKIKKAHPKQLECCLPSEKGYVYDMDVMTVLDQKDNDGRIVVIMRFEKVDFKKIVVEECFRLTATVLSFCCEDPHVQISGAVFIVDMTGYGLQHFLVATPSNLSLFVKMFQDSFPLRLKGIHVVNAPSLFSTVFALCKPFLKEKLRRRIHIHGKNMSSLHDYVPFEILPKQLGGMLPDFNFSSFRTKIQHNENMIKAWNKYGYGMKPQDSFKSGI from the exons ATGTCCAGTTTTCACAAATCATTAGATGAGAGCTGGAAGCAACGTGCACAGCATGAGGTGTTGGAAGATCCAACAAAGGTTGAAGACAACATATATGCCTTGCGAACACTTGTTCAAG GTGAAAAAGGGCTATATTCAAGAACTGATGACATATTCCTTTTAGCTTTCTTAAGAGCAAGAAAACACAATGTGAATGAAGCATTCAAATTG CTCAAAAACTTTTACAAAATTAAAAAGGCACATCCAAAACAACTTGAATGCTGTCTTCCATCAGAAAAAGGATATGTTTATGACATGGATGTAATGACAGTGCTAGACCAAAAAGATAATGATGGAAGGATTGTAGTTATCATGAGATTTG aaaaagtggatttcAAAAAGATTGTTGTAGAAGAATGCTTCCGGTTGACAGCAACAGTGCTTTCATTTTGCTGTGAAGATCCTCATGTTCAGATTTCTGGTGCAGTATTTATTGTGGATATGACAGGGTATGGACTCCAACATTTCCTAGTTGCAACACCATCAAACTTATCACTTTTTGTTAAAATGTTCCAG GATAGCTTCCCTTTGAGGCTCAAGGGTATCCATGTTGTAAATGCACCATCACTTTTTAGCACAGTGTTTGCACTTTgtaaaccatttttgaaagaaaagctGAGAAGAAGA ATTCATATTCATGGTAAAAACATGTCTTCCCTGCATGACTATGTGCCTTTTGAGATACTGCCAAAGCAGTTAGGAGGAATGCTTCCTGATTTCAAtttcagttcattcagaaccaAAATTCAACATAATGAAAACATGATCAAAG